The segment atggaaatgaataaacaaataaaaaaagatgtggAATCCAGATTGGATATGACTGGTATGCAGCGTTTGGTTATATGACACTAAGTTTGACAACCATGTACTAACTTACCCCCTTTAAGTCCTGATTGCATCATCATGCGGCGACGCACTGTATCGAAGGGGTAGGAGATGAATCCAGCAACTACAGTTACACTTTGTGCGATCATCCAGCTCACCAAAAAGTGGATATTCTCTGGATCTGGCATTGTACCTACACAACCGATCACAGCATTTAGTATCTACATATCTAACcctgcttttaaatttaaactgcaCTCAGAACTCACTCTTAACTGTGTCATAGATTCCGAAGTACGCGGCCCTATAGATGATGATGCCTTGCACGGACACGTTGAAACCTCTGTAAAGACCTCTAGGACCATCAGCCTTAAGTATTTTTCCAAAACAGTCACCCAGTCCGGTAAATTCCCTGTCCGCTCGTGCCTTGCCGATGTCAGCTGCCAGACGTGTGCGACAGAAGTCCAGTGGGTAGACGAAGGTGAGTGACGTGGCACCTGCTGCGCCCCCTGCTGCCAGGTTTCCAGCAAAGTGGCGCAAGAACTGCGTGTTCTGGTCAACACCATTTAGGAAGAACCTCTTGTACCTGTCCTTGAAGGTGAAGTTGAGGGCTTGTGTAGGGATGTATCGAATCACATTTGCAAGGTTGCCTCTCCAGTACGAGAGAATACCCTGCTCTTTGGGGATGCGCACGACACAGTCAATGAAGCCCTTGTACTGCTTCTCGGCTGCAATGTGTTTGCTGGCATGTTGCACCTGTAAGAAAATTCAACAAAGCTTCAAAGCCTTAAGCATGCTTGGCCTTTGCAAATGCTCAACtggacaaagaagaagactacTGGTCTTCTGTTTTATAatcagataaaacaaaaattgaATTGTTTGGCCACAGTGATGTAGCCTTTATTTGgtgtaaaaaagaagaagcctTCAACGCCACTGTCGAACTTGGTGGTGGGACCCTAATGTTTTGGGGGTGGTTTTCAGCCGGTGGACCAGGGAACTTAATCACAGTAAACAGCACCATGAAAAAGTTGGAGCTCATTGCTAAAGATGAATGggcaaaaataccaaaaaaccTGCTAAAACCTGGTCAGCAATTATAGGAAGCATTTGATTGCTGTAATAGCCAATAAAGGCTTTTATATTGATTATTGAGAAGggtaaaaataattttggacATGCTACTTTTTGTTcaactgtaaataaaagattagtaaaaaaaaattccacaatgATGCCTCTTATGCATTGTCTTATTATCTTCTGGGAGATGCCTGTGTCATttttaatcaagaaaaaaacttgctggttgaataaaagtaactttaagTCAGAATTTGCCAGGGGTATAAATAATTTCAGGCTTGACTGAAtatgtacataataataataataataataatgataatactgTGAAttctgatgataataataataatagcaatgtGTTATGCATGTGTCAGAGAATGataatttaaatttgaagaATTCTTCAAtctcactgttttttttccgaTCCTGTGAATATGACCATTATAACACAGAGTGTATGCATGGAAAAAGATACGGCTGatgttcatgcattttggcGAGATTTATTAAAACAGAATGCGCAAGCACTTAATTAACCTTAATTAGCATGACctgtatattaaattatttcgtTGGCTTTAATAGTAGTACTGAAAAATCACGGTTATTACAGTGCATGTTAACAGGTTTTTgtcatattataaaaaaatacattaattgaTTCATGATCTTTTGTAATACTTTGCAGTGATACTACCTTATATTCTGTAATTTAAAAAGGGAACAAGATTCTGCAGTAATAGGATAAAGGTCTCTAGAGGTTCTGCTCCCAAGGTGACAATATCCACTTAGTCACAGTGTTTACATGTACATATCCACTTCAATTTtagcaaaattttatttttgtgcctATTTTGATGCatatgtttttgttcattttttaaattcctgATAGTAACCTCTGTACTAATGTAGCAAGTGCTAAGTGGAACGCTCCTtctggttgtttttttctttaagcacTGACTATACTCATTTATCACCTCTATAGCATGCCAACATAAAGGTTGTTTTTTGCTGAATCAGTATCAAAGCCACTCCTCTCGGAAAATAAGACATTAGTGCAGACATTTTTccctgtttttacattttagtttcATCTCCCCCACTCATGATatttactatacagtaagtattGTGTTGATCAAAATAAGTTACTATACGTTGTGGTACAGTATACTGAATTGACTACAGTAATTTACTATACACTGTGGTAtaccttatccagagcgacttgcatGTTTAgctattatacatctgagcagttgagggtaagggccttgctcaatagcctaacaatggcaacttggtgacTGTGAGGgttgaaccgtagtccaatgccttaaccaatgACTACAGTAATGTATGTTACTATACACATGTGGTATGGCGTATGGCTTCAGTAAGTTACTATAACCTTGTGGTATACCGTATTGGTTACAGTTAGTTACTATACActgttgtatactgtatagactACAGTTTACTAAATACTGCGGTATACTGTATTGACTACAGTGAGTTACTGTTATATACTGTTACTCCCATCTCAGGgaattttttcttgccactgtctccgtcgtcctcggcttgcttgtcagggacaatcttatcattttgattcaacacatttacatttcatacaaacttaaataattcttttgattgtgtaaagctgctttgcgat is part of the Clarias gariepinus isolate MV-2021 ecotype Netherlands chromosome 15, CGAR_prim_01v2, whole genome shotgun sequence genome and harbors:
- the LOC128542697 gene encoding ADP/ATP translocase 2-like; the protein is MTESAVSFAKDFAAVCIAAAVSETAVAPLERVKLLLQVQHASKHIAAEKQYKGFIDCVVRIPKEQGILSYWRGNLANVIRYIPTQALNFTFKDRYKRFFLNGVDQNTQFLRHFAGNLAAGGAAGATSLTFVYPLDFCRTRLAADIGKARADREFTGLGDCFGKILKADGPRGLYRGFNVSVQGIIIYRAAYFGIYDTVKSTMPDPENIHFLVSWMIAQSVTVVAGFISYPFDTVRRRMMMQSGLKGADVMYTGTVNCWKKIARDEGVSAFFKGTWSNILRSMGGALVLVFYDQIKKIL